In Geotalea uraniireducens, the genomic window CTCTACGAAGATCTGACCGTTGAAGAGAATATCGATTTTTATGCCGGGATTTACAAGATTCCCGGCGAGCGGCGGCGCAGACGCAAAGAATGGGTAATCGAAATGGCCGGACTCACCGACCACCGGCGGGCCAGAACCGCCACCCTCTCCGGCGGCTGGAAGCAGCGGCTGGCCCTGGGCTGCGCCATCCTCCACGAACCGCCGATCATTTTCCTCGACGAACCGACGTCAGGAGTCGACCCGATCAGCCGGCGCAACTTTTGGGATTTGATCTACCAATTGGCCGGTCAGGGAGTCACGATCTTCGTCACCACCCACTACATGGACGAAGCCGAATACTGTGACCGGCTCGCCCTGATCTACCGGGGCGAGCTGATCGCACTCGGGACCCCGGGCGAACTCAAGACGGAGCAGATGCGGGAAGAAATCGTCGAGATCGCCTGTGCCCGGCCCCAGGAACTGATTGCGCCGATCGAAAAGGTCAGCGGTGTCCGACACGCCGCTCTCTACGGGAGGGGGCTGCACGTAGTGACCGAAAATGCTGCAGCAACCATCCCCGCCATCGAGGCGCTATTGAGCGAACGGAACGTTGGAGTGGAGCGCATCGACAAAACGGCGCCATCCCTGGAAGATGTCTTTGTGTCGCTGATCGAAGCCCGCGACCGTCAGGAAGCGCCGCAGCAGGAGTTTGCGAAATAGCCATGAAAATGCAACGTATCCGCGCGGTGGCCCGCAAAGAATTCACCCACGTTTTCCGTGACTTGCGCAGCCTCATCCTGGGAATAGCCTTGCCGATGCTGCTCCTTTTCCTCTTCGGCTACGCGCTCACGCTCGACGTCGACAATGTCCCGCTCATCGTCTGGGACCAGAGCAACACCGTTACCAGCCGCGACCTGACCAGCCAGTTCAGCGGCTCACGCTATTTCTCCCTGCAGGGCCATGCCATCAATTACCAGGAGATCGAACGAGCCATCGACCGGCGCGATGCGCTGATGGCACTCATCATCCCCCGGAATTTCGCGGAGGTCCTACAGGCGCGACAGCCGGCGGCAATCCAGGTAATCGTCGACGGCAGTGATTCGAATACCGCGACCATCGCCCTCGGCTATGCCGAATTCATCGTCAGCGGCTATTCGCAGGGAATCACCCTTCGCCAGCTCGTCCGGACGACTGGAGCCGTCCCGCAGCCGCCGCTGGCCATCGAGCCGCGTGTCTGGTTCAACGCCGACATGGTTTCCCGAAATGCCATCGTCCCGGGGCTGATCGCGGTAATCATGATGGTCATCGCCGCACTTCTGACCTCCCTGACCATCGCCCGCGAGTGGGAAACCGGCACCATGGAGCAGCTGATCTCCACACCCCTGACCGGAGCGGAGCTGATTATCGGCAAACTGGTTCCCTATTTCTGCATCGGCATCTTCGACCTGATCATGTCGCTGCTCGCCGGCCGATTCATCTTTCAGGTGCCGATGCGCGGCGAGCGGCTGCTCCTACTGGGGATGTCGATCCTTTTCCTGGTCGTTGCCCTGACACTCGGCATGCTGATCAGCATCGTCGGCCGGAGCCAGTTTGCCGCCAGCCAATTTGCGATGGTCGCCACGCTCCTCCCGGCGTTCCTCCTTTCGGGCTTCGTTTTCCCGATCGCCAACATGCCGCTCTTTCTCCGAATCATGACCCATGTCATCCCGGCCCGTTATTTTGTAACAATCCTGCGCGGAATCTATCTCAAGGGGGTGGGGATGACCGTCCTCGCCGGTGATGCCTTATTGCTCGTGGCGTTCGGCATTGCGGTCTTCTCGGCCGCGATCAGGAAATTTCGCAAAAAAATCTCTTAGGAATCGGCATGTTCGACCGTCTAAAAACCATGTTGATCAAGGAAACGATCCAGATCCTCCGCGACCCGAAAATGCGCTTCGTGATTTTCGCCGTTCCGGTGGTTCAGATCATTCTGTTCGGTTATGCGGTCAATACCGACGTCAGGCACATTGCCACCGCTGTTTACGATCAGGACAACAGCGCCACCAGCCGCGACCTGGTGGCCAGATTGGAGCATTCGGGGTACTTCGATATTGTCCAGAGGATCGGAAATGAGCGGGGAATCCGCGACCTACTGGACCGGGGAACGATCCGGGCGGTTGTCCGGATCAACCATGGTTTCGAAGAGCTGATCGGCGCTGGCCGCACCGCACCGTTGCAGGTAATCGTCGATGGCACGGATCCGAATACTGCCCGAATTGTCCTCAGCTATTCGGTCAAGATTGCCGAGCAATTCAGCAACAGTATCCTGGCTGAACAGCTTGTCCGACGCAATGGCACCTACTTGCCGGCCGGATCGGTCGAACTGGCAAGCCGGGCATGGTTCAACGACAACCTGGAGAGTCGGAATTATTATGTCCCAGGGGTCATGGCCATGATGGTGTTGATCACGACAATGATGCTTTCCAGCATGGCCGTCGTCCGCGAAAAGGAGATCGGAACGATGGAACAGATCATCGTCACCCCGATCAAACGGTGGGAATTTATTGTCGGCAAGACCGTTCCCTTCGCCGCTGTCGGCTTCCTTAACGTTACCATCGTCACGCTTTTCGCAGTATTCTGGTTCGATATCCCGGTCAGGGGGAGCATCTGGCTTATCTTTGGCGGCACCGCGTTGTACCTGATGAGCACCCTCGGCTTCGGCCTGTTCATCTCCACCGTCAGTAACACCCAGCAACAGGCGATGATGAGCTCGTTCATGTTCACCTTCCCGGCAATGCTCTTGTCGGGGTTTGCCTTCCCGATAGAAAACATGCCGCCCAGCATCCAATATGCCACGTTTGTCAATCCGCTGCGGTACTATCTGGTCATTGTCAGGGGAGTATTTCTCAAAGGGGTGGGATTCGGCACTTTGTGGCCCCAGTTGGGAGCGTTGGCCCTACTGGGAAGCACCGTGCTGGTTGTGGCAGTCCGGCGATTCAGGAAGACCGTTACCTAGCCGGCCGGATCGATTGTCGCTGAATCTGCAAAAAACCAGGCGGCCTTACGAAAACGCCGCCTGGCAATAATGATATCTGGGGGTCACGACTTTTTCTTTGTCTTGCGGCCTTTCTTCCCAAGCTCCGCCATCAGTTCTTCAACCTCTTCCGCACCTTCCGCATAATATTTTGCCTCATCGGGCGCCAAGCTGTGCAACAGCCGCAGGAATTCGCCGGCATGAACACGCTCCTCATCGGCAATATCTTTCAACACGGCTTGAGCGAGCGGCTCGTCGGTCGATTCGGCCAGCTGCATGTAGAGCTGAATCGCTTCATACTCTGCAGCAACCATAAAACGAATGGCGCGGATAAGCTCTTCATGAGTGAGTTTCCGGCCGCTGACCAGGCCGGCAAAGGGAGTTCCAAAATCTGGCATAGATTACCTCCTCCGTACATTTTGTGAAACGCGTGACCAACATGTTGTACGCCATACGGGTGAATAGCATCTGCACCAAGGGCCCCCCGGCGGAGAATTCATGCAAGCCCCCCCACTTTACCGGCTGTCACCGACAAATTCATGCTTCATAGCGCCATGCCCACGGCGGGAGGATGTTTGGGCAAGCTTTACCGCTGCCCGAACCATTTCATCAACCGCTTTTGGCGGCTCATTGTAAGTGATCGCCCCGATGCCGAAGTTTGCCTGCGGCTGCAGCGTCCTGATCAGTTCGGCAATCTCCTCCTGGAGTTTTTGCACAACCGACTTGGCGGCGTCTTTGTCTGCTTCGGGCAAAAGAACCACGATCGAAGCACGGCCAAATCGGGCGGCGATATCGGTTTCACGGAGATTCTCCCGGACAATTGAGGCTACCGAGGTTATCAACGTTTCCCCAGCTGCCTCTTGCACGGCAACATGTTCGCCAGTCGCCGCCGGGGAAAAATCAATGCAGGACAGCGTAAAGGGATGCAAATACCTTTTTGCCCGTTTAATTTCCGAGCCGGCAACCTCGGTGAAATAATCATAACTCATCATGCCAGTCAACGGATCCTGACGAGTCAGCATCTTCATATGACGACGACAATTTCTTACTTCGGCAACCAACCAACTGAAGACAAGGAGCATTCCAAGCTCAACGGTAACGTCCCACAACAGGCGGGCAACACTTTCACCGCCAAGCAGCAGGGGGCCATTTGCAACCAGCCAGGCACAAACGCTGGCAAGGGCAATAATAATTCCCGCCCTTCTCGTCCCGAACCAGACCACAATAAATACCGGGATCAGATACAGAGGCTCAAAGCGCATCTCCTCTGTCAAATGGTCAAGCAAGCCCAGAAGAATCAACAAAACATATCCCAGAATGACCAAGACAAACCGGGACTGTTTGTCGATATATTCGGTAAATTCACCCATATCATCACCGAGCGGAGGTAACGGAGGCAACAGCAACATCGACCGCGGGTTGTGATAGGAATTCGCTTGCATCACAGCACGAACCATCAACCCGCCCGATTGCTTATCCTATATTGATAAAACTGATATCAGACCCCACGCGAATTTTCAATCGGCGATCGTAATTAATGTCACTTCATGATTCCAGACAGTTGCCACTATCCAGCAAGGTTGTCAACAGGGTTTTTTGTTAATGGACGTCATTGAGGGAGGAGTGGAGCGAAACTGCGCAGAGCAGAGCAGACCGCGCTCTGGTGTGATAGCAGACACGGGGCAAGTGCCCAGGGCACAATAGGTCACCAATGATTATAGTGAACTTTTGTGCCGTTATAGCGACGTGACGAATACCCTTCATCATCGAGTGGATACCCAATAGGAATCAACGAAACTGGAATTATTGTCCTTGGCAGGCCCAGCAGACTCTGCATCCCATCAATACGCTCATCTACGGGATAGATGCTGAGCCGCAACGCACCCAAGCCATGGGCTTGGACAGCAATCAACAAGTGCTCGCTAATGGCCAGACACTCCCGGAACCATGCATCCTTACTCAATTCATCAGCATGTTCACCGCAAATCAGAATTGCAATCGGGGCATCGAGAACCATCTGCGCCGAAGAGTGGAAGGTAGGAATATCATCGAGAATACTCCGATCATCAATCACAACGAACTGGAACGCAACCGCATTCGCTCGATGGCTGCTGATCATCGCCGAACGAATGATCTCACGGACGACATTGGCAGGAATCACTCGCGAACTGAATCGCAACGTGCTTTTCAACGCATGCATCGTATCCATAGCCCCTCCAGCAATGCTTGCGCGTTCAGAACCACATTCACACATCCAGGATGATAGTGACTAATCGATTTGCCGCAGACCCCTAACGCATTATTAGTTTTTGTTAAGTATACCACAAAAGGTTATGGATGACGCAACGATCATGGCCAAGGCATAAAAAAAGAGCAAGGGGAATTACCCTTGCTCTTGTCAACTAAAGTAGCTGGACGGTGCTAATCAGCCTTCGCTTCGCACTCCTCAGCGGTATCAGCAACTGCAGTCACCACCTCAGATGTTTCGGTTGCCTCTTCAATTGCCGGTGCAGGCTTAGCAACAGCAGGGGCTGCTTTGGCGGCCGGTTTTTGTTTCTTGACCTTTTTTTCAACCTGCTCTTCAACAAGCTCAATAACCGACAACGGAGCGTTGTCGCCAGGCCGAATCCCAAGCTTCACTATTCTGGTATAGCCGCCAAATCGTTCCTGATACCGCGGAGCAATAGTCGTAAACAGCTTGGTCACAACCTTCTTATCACGGATAAAAGATGCTGCCTGACGCATTGCATGGAGATCTCCACGCTTGCCCAAGGTGATCATCTTTTCTACAACTGAACGCAGTTCCTTGGCTTTTGCATCGGTCGTCGTAATCCGCTCATGTTCAAAAAACGAAGTTACCATATTTCTGAACATCGCAACCCGATGGCTTGTAGTTCTGCCAAGTCTTCTGCCAGCCTTATTATGACGCATAACGTATAGTCCTTTCTACGAAACCGTACCGATTATTCTTCGTCTTTCCGCTCACCACGAATCCTGCGCATCACCTCAGGATCAGGGAACCCCTCCAGCTTCATGCCAAGGGTCAACCCCATTTCGGCCAAAATATCTTTGATTTCGTTCAACGACTTACGGCCAAAATTTTGTGTTTTGAGCATTTCAGCTTCAGAACGGGAAACCAATTCACCGATCAGCTTGATCCCGGCATTTTTCAAACAATTTGCCGAGCGAACCGACAATTCCAGCTCATCAACCGAACGGTACAGGTTCTCATTTACCTTTTCCCGTTCTTCTTCGCTTTCGGACTCAGCAACCGGCTCGGCATTTTCATCAAAATTAATAAAAATCGCCAACTGTTCCTTCAAAATCTTGGCCGCATAAGCAACAGCATCATCAGGAACAATGCTGCCGTTAGTCCAGACTTCGAGATTAAGCTTATCATAGTCGGTCATCTGACCAACCCGGGCATTGGTGACGGTAAAATTAACCTTCTTGATCGGCGAAAAGATAGCATCAATCGGCATGGTGCCAACAGGGGCCTTTTCGTCGCGGTTACGGTCTGCGGGGACATAGCCTTTCCCCATTTTCACAACCATCTCCATTTCCAGATTGGCTTCCTTGGAGCAGGTCGCAATATGATGCTCAGGGTTCAGCACTTCCACGTTAGCGTCGGAAACAATATCTCCAGCCTTCACCACGCCCTCACCCTTTTTGATGATCCGAATGGTCCGTGGTTCAAACCCATGCATCTTCAGACTTACGCCCTTAAGGTTGAGAATGA contains:
- a CDS encoding DNA-directed RNA polymerase subunit alpha, encoding MYRNWRDLISPKKLQVESETLTNTYGKFFAEPFERGFGTTLGNSLRRVLLSSLQGAAITSVRIKGVLHEFSAIPGVTEDVTNVILNLKGVSLKMHGFEPRTIRIIKKGEGVVKAGDIVSDANVEVLNPEHHIATCSKEANLEMEMVVKMGKGYVPADRNRDEKAPVGTMPIDAIFSPIKKVNFTVTNARVGQMTDYDKLNLEVWTNGSIVPDDAVAYAAKILKEQLAIFINFDENAEPVAESESEEEREKVNENLYRSVDELELSVRSANCLKNAGIKLIGELVSRSEAEMLKTQNFGRKSLNEIKDILAEMGLTLGMKLEGFPDPEVMRRIRGERKDEE
- a CDS encoding ferritin family protein, with product MPDFGTPFAGLVSGRKLTHEELIRAIRFMVAAEYEAIQLYMQLAESTDEPLAQAVLKDIADEERVHAGEFLRLLHSLAPDEAKYYAEGAEEVEELMAELGKKGRKTKKKS
- a CDS encoding ABC transporter ATP-binding protein, producing the protein MTGGANSDNAVTLRNLEKRFGDFIAVNRITLEVRTGEIFGFLGPNGAGKSTTIRMLCGILRPSAGNGTVAGFDILREAEEIKKNIGYMSQKFSLYEDLTVEENIDFYAGIYKIPGERRRRRKEWVIEMAGLTDHRRARTATLSGGWKQRLALGCAILHEPPIIFLDEPTSGVDPISRRNFWDLIYQLAGQGVTIFVTTHYMDEAEYCDRLALIYRGELIALGTPGELKTEQMREEIVEIACARPQELIAPIEKVSGVRHAALYGRGLHVVTENAAATIPAIEALLSERNVGVERIDKTAPSLEDVFVSLIEARDRQEAPQQEFAK
- a CDS encoding ABC transporter permease; the encoded protein is MKMQRIRAVARKEFTHVFRDLRSLILGIALPMLLLFLFGYALTLDVDNVPLIVWDQSNTVTSRDLTSQFSGSRYFSLQGHAINYQEIERAIDRRDALMALIIPRNFAEVLQARQPAAIQVIVDGSDSNTATIALGYAEFIVSGYSQGITLRQLVRTTGAVPQPPLAIEPRVWFNADMVSRNAIVPGLIAVIMMVIAALLTSLTIAREWETGTMEQLISTPLTGAELIIGKLVPYFCIGIFDLIMSLLAGRFIFQVPMRGERLLLLGMSILFLVVALTLGMLISIVGRSQFAASQFAMVATLLPAFLLSGFVFPIANMPLFLRIMTHVIPARYFVTILRGIYLKGVGMTVLAGDALLLVAFGIAVFSAAIRKFRKKIS
- the rplQ gene encoding 50S ribosomal protein L17, whose translation is MRHNKAGRRLGRTTSHRVAMFRNMVTSFFEHERITTTDAKAKELRSVVEKMITLGKRGDLHAMRQAASFIRDKKVVTKLFTTIAPRYQERFGGYTRIVKLGIRPGDNAPLSVIELVEEQVEKKVKKQKPAAKAAPAVAKPAPAIEEATETSEVVTAVADTAEECEAKAD
- a CDS encoding ABC transporter permease, which produces MFDRLKTMLIKETIQILRDPKMRFVIFAVPVVQIILFGYAVNTDVRHIATAVYDQDNSATSRDLVARLEHSGYFDIVQRIGNERGIRDLLDRGTIRAVVRINHGFEELIGAGRTAPLQVIVDGTDPNTARIVLSYSVKIAEQFSNSILAEQLVRRNGTYLPAGSVELASRAWFNDNLESRNYYVPGVMAMMVLITTMMLSSMAVVREKEIGTMEQIIVTPIKRWEFIVGKTVPFAAVGFLNVTIVTLFAVFWFDIPVRGSIWLIFGGTALYLMSTLGFGLFISTVSNTQQQAMMSSFMFTFPAMLLSGFAFPIENMPPSIQYATFVNPLRYYLVIVRGVFLKGVGFGTLWPQLGALALLGSTVLVVAVRRFRKTVT
- a CDS encoding GGDEF domain-containing protein, producing MVRAVMQANSYHNPRSMLLLPPLPPLGDDMGEFTEYIDKQSRFVLVILGYVLLILLGLLDHLTEEMRFEPLYLIPVFIVVWFGTRRAGIIIALASVCAWLVANGPLLLGGESVARLLWDVTVELGMLLVFSWLVAEVRNCRRHMKMLTRQDPLTGMMSYDYFTEVAGSEIKRAKRYLHPFTLSCIDFSPAATGEHVAVQEAAGETLITSVASIVRENLRETDIAARFGRASIVVLLPEADKDAAKSVVQKLQEEIAELIRTLQPQANFGIGAITYNEPPKAVDEMVRAAVKLAQTSSRRGHGAMKHEFVGDSR